From the genome of Aspergillus oryzae RIB40 DNA, chromosome 4:
CGGTCTTCAGGACCCAATGAAGGAATCCATGGAATTATAGTGCTGCACAAGTCCGGAGCTCGCGACGACCAGTAATCACAACCCTTTCCTCCATCATTGTTGTACGAACCGGAGCATTCTTGCCATTCCACCTGGTCCTGCTGGGTTGTGGTGCCCTCGAAGTACCTGACTGACCCAACACGAGGTTTCTCACCTAGTGCATCTGGTGCTATTAAGGTTTCACTGGCACGAGGAACTGCGGATTTGCTTTGAGACTCAGAATCAAGCCAAGCCTGGCGATCCTTCACTTCTTGTACGGTCGGATATGTGCTAGCCTTTGTGGCTGCCGTTCTAGGTTTGCGCTTGTTACGATTTGGACCGTCGTCCTTCCATCGGATCTTCTGAGGCGTTGGAGCACCCGTGGGTGACTGATTATTGCAATGCGATTGAGGTGGCACTGTGGCCGGAATGGCACATCCTTTCAATTTCCCGCGCGTGGCTATGCCTGTGGAAAAGCGAAACCGACCGAGACCTGAGCATTCAATACCTTTTTTCTGGCACTTATAGCAGGTAGGATGGGCGCCGTCGCAGACAATCCGTCGCTTAGTACACTGAAAACACCCTGCAAGAGCACGTTAGCCGGTTGACTTTGAAGCCTCCCGAAAGGACTACGTTATCTGAAAGCGCACCTCGATTTTTAACACTTCTGGAGCTCATTTAGTCTGGGGTCACAGACTGGTATAGAACAAAAGGGCATTGTAGGAACGCTTGAATGAATGTTGCTGAATTGATTGCCGGTGGAGGTGTTTTTGCGGGGAAGTCCGacttttgtcttgtttgccGTTAGTTGGAAGCTTATCTTATCACCCCGGATCAAGGATACTCCTATATCATCCATGTACGAGTATTTCGGGGAGTTCCCGACTCAGGTGGCTCGGAAGATGGTTCCTCCGGCCGCTAAGCGGTCCCACAATAGTTTAGGCCTAGCTAGTTTTAGATGGCCATAAGTTCCACAGGGAGCGACTCTTCGACCGTTGAGATATTATACAAAAAGATCTTCTGCGTTCTCTTACAAACACTATTAGCCAGTCTAATGGCAGGAGAACGCGCATTTTTCACGCTAACTGACCAGTACCGATCCTTTGTTTCTCGAAAGTGTGAAGCATCTTTGATTATCGTAAACCCTGCAGTCTCATCCCAGACCAGACCTGGAGGCTGACGAAGGGGGTGAGTTTATACATCTATATCCCGGctctttttactttcctCCCAGACCGTCACCATCATTTCATCGTCGCCCTCAAGCGTCTGCGAGGGAAGCATAAAATCCAAACTTGTTGTAAGGATCAAACTTTGTCTTGATGGCCTGGAGCTTCTCGAGGCGGTCAACGTCACGGCCGTACACCTGCGGAAGCTGCTCGCCGCCCATGGCGTAATTGACATAAGAGTGGGCAATGTCACCATTGCGGCTAGCAACTTGGAGCCTTTCTCCGAAGTCGCGGGCAACGGCGAGCTCAGTCGGGTCATCACCGGACCAGAACAGGAAGGCAGCCAACATGTTGTGCCTGTTGCGCTCCTCCGGTGGAACAGCGTTGAAGCCATCGGGGAAGTCACGGACGCCCTTGCGGCCATACGattcgaagatgaaggtGGAGGTGTTGTAGGTTTCAATGGCGACAAGGTCAGCGAAGATGTTGTAGCTTTCGCGCATGGATGCGGGGTCCCAGCGGACGATGGAGTTGGAGTAGCCGGCCCAGTTCTGACTCGGGACACAGACCCGGTCGTCACGGCCGAAGTTGGTGATGTCGAAGAGTTCGTTCCAGTAGATATCGGTAATGGTCTCCTCGTGAATGGGGCCGATGGCACGGTAGGCCTGAATGTACTGGGGAGCGGCAGTATCGTAACCCTGGTAGATGAGCTCCATGACTAGAACAGGCTAGAGCATTGTTAGCAAGTGCTGCTAGATGTGATCTGCGGCAACAAAGACGAGGCTAGTTATTCACCTTTTCAGCGTTGATCTCGGGCAAGTTGCGGTAGTAACCGTTCAGGACAACCAGGCCTGGATCGGCTATAGTGTCCTCGAGCTCGTTCCAGGCTTCGAAGTACTCTTCAATCCTATCGGCCTCATAGACCAGGGTCATAAAGGTCCATGGATCCGGATGGATGTCGTAAACCTTGACCTCGAATTCAAGGACAATACCCAAGTTGTGACCAGCACCACGAAGGCCCCAGAAGAGATCTTCGTTTTCAGTGGCCGAGGCAGTGACAACAGTA
Proteins encoded in this window:
- a CDS encoding FAD-binding oxidoreductase (predicted protein), with protein sequence MKKLLNILAAGFFGFAVQATVPSNGTAEARLAQIKELLTHQLSENATIVFPDSEKWYDVTHRAAAPRVNPGYLAVVDIKVANEIGLPFLAVTGTHGWTDDISKIQDGIQIRMRGLNHVGLGPNNDTAYAGGGVLQYEVVQALYPYGKQAVHGLCECVSILGPLLGGGHSVLQGDHGFAADSLVSAKVALHNGTVVTASATENEDLFWGLRGAGHNLGIVLEFEVKVYDIHPDPWTFMTLVYEADRIEEYFEAWNELEDTIADPGLVVLNGYYRNLPEINAEKPVLVMELIYQGYDTAAPQYIQAYRAIGPIHEETITDIYWNELFDITNFGRDDRVCVPSQNWAGYSNSIVRWDPASMRESYNIFADLVAIETYNTSTFIFESYGRKGVRDFPDGFNAVPPEERNRHNMLAAFLFWSGDDPTELAVARDFGERLQVASRNGDIAHSYVNYAMGGEQLPQVYGRDVDRLEKLQAIKTKFDPYNKFGFYASLADA